Proteins from a single region of Parasedimentitalea psychrophila:
- the argS gene encoding arginine--tRNA ligase has protein sequence MNLFTDIRSLVIESLDTMVSDGTLPAGLDLRNVAVEPPRDAAHGDMATNAAMVLAKAAKKKPRDIADALAAKLVADDRITSAEVAGPGFLNIRLATSIWQDIPKSVLDSGLDFGRSDMGQGLKVNVEYVSANPTGPLHVGHTRGAVFGDALASLLDFAGYDVTREYYINDGGGQVDVLARSVYLRYLEAHGQEVAFPDGTYPGDYLIETGKALKDKVGDAYVDQPEDVWLQEVRTFSTDAMMVLIRADLKSLGVVMDKFYSEKSLYGTGRIEAAISELDGKGLIYQGVLEPPKGKKPEDWEPREQTLFKSTEHGDDVDRPVKKSDGAWTYFAPDIAYHYDKVDRGFDMLIDVFGADHGGYVKRMKAAVSALSDGRVPLDIKLTQLVKLFKDGQEFKMSKRAGTFVTLRDVVDLVGADVTRFVMLTRKNDAPLDFDFAKVLEQSKDNPVFYVQYANARICSTLRKAVVEGIAIDDATLGAADLTLLADGAQIMVAKKLAEWPRLVDIAARTHEPHRVAFYLYDLASDLHGLYHMGKSNDNLRFVNTSNQSATHANLALARAVSIVISAGLGILGVTPAQEMR, from the coding sequence ATGAACCTGTTTACAGATATCCGCTCGCTTGTGATTGAAAGCCTCGACACTATGGTGTCTGACGGCACACTTCCGGCAGGTTTGGACCTGCGAAATGTTGCGGTTGAGCCCCCCCGCGATGCGGCCCATGGCGACATGGCCACCAATGCGGCGATGGTGCTGGCCAAAGCGGCCAAGAAAAAGCCACGCGACATTGCTGATGCTCTGGCGGCCAAGCTGGTTGCGGATGACCGGATCACCTCGGCCGAAGTGGCGGGGCCGGGGTTTCTGAACATACGTCTGGCGACGTCAATCTGGCAAGACATCCCGAAATCAGTGCTTGATTCTGGCCTGGATTTTGGCCGCTCCGATATGGGGCAGGGGCTGAAGGTCAACGTCGAATATGTCTCGGCCAATCCCACCGGTCCGCTGCATGTGGGCCACACCCGGGGGGCGGTCTTTGGTGACGCGCTGGCCAGTCTGCTGGATTTTGCCGGCTATGACGTGACCCGCGAATATTACATCAACGATGGTGGCGGCCAGGTCGATGTTTTGGCGCGGTCAGTGTACCTGCGCTATCTTGAGGCACACGGCCAAGAGGTTGCCTTTCCCGATGGCACCTATCCCGGCGATTACCTGATCGAGACCGGCAAGGCGCTGAAGGACAAGGTGGGCGACGCCTATGTTGACCAGCCCGAGGATGTCTGGCTGCAAGAGGTCCGGACCTTCTCCACCGACGCAATGATGGTGTTGATCCGCGCTGACCTGAAATCACTGGGCGTGGTGATGGATAAATTCTATTCCGAAAAGTCTCTCTATGGCACCGGCCGCATCGAAGCGGCTATTTCCGAGCTGGACGGCAAGGGGCTGATCTATCAGGGCGTGCTGGAGCCACCAAAAGGCAAAAAGCCCGAAGACTGGGAACCGCGCGAGCAGACTCTGTTCAAATCCACCGAGCACGGCGATGATGTTGATCGCCCGGTCAAGAAATCTGACGGTGCCTGGACCTATTTTGCCCCCGATATCGCCTATCACTATGACAAGGTTGACCGCGGCTTTGACATGCTGATCGACGTCTTTGGCGCCGATCACGGTGGCTATGTCAAGCGGATGAAGGCGGCGGTTTCGGCGTTGTCTGATGGCCGGGTGCCACTGGATATCAAGCTGACCCAGCTGGTCAAACTGTTCAAGGACGGCCAGGAATTCAAAATGTCCAAGCGGGCGGGCACCTTTGTGACCCTGCGCGACGTGGTGGACCTGGTGGGGGCGGATGTTACCCGCTTTGTGATGCTGACCCGCAAGAACGATGCGCCGCTGGACTTTGATTTTGCCAAGGTGCTGGAGCAGTCGAAGGACAATCCGGTGTTCTATGTGCAATACGCCAATGCCCGGATCTGCTCAACCCTGCGTAAGGCGGTTGTCGAGGGAATCGCCATTGACGATGCAACCCTTGGTGCTGCGGATCTGACGCTGCTGGCGGACGGCGCGCAGATCATGGTGGCCAAGAAGCTGGCAGAATGGCCGCGTCTGGTCGATATCGCCGCGCGCACCCATGAACCACACCGGGTGGCCTTCTACCTCTATGATCTGGCCTCAGACCTGCACGGGCTTTATCATATGGGCAAATCCAATGACAATTTACGATTTGTTAACACAAGCAACCAATCGGCAACACATGCGAATTTGGCACTGGCGCGGGCCGTTTCGATTGTTATTTCCGCTGGTTTGGGTATTCTGGGAGTGACTCCGGCGCAGGAGATGCGGTAA
- a CDS encoding SPOR domain-containing protein — MAFNAQAGESQAYSLQGASSSRGAPDDGRYQTQYQQHEPQAYGQADPLATNEDAPIAFSGDVTRTLGFLGAVASLALIVGVGVWGYKLVARDVSGVPVVRSLEGPMRVQPENPGGQAAVNQGLAVNAVAANGIASDPADRLILAPSSLRLTEDDVPVAEVVISGSAAPVQALNDAGQAAESAATQPTEIDVLVAALTAGVTPLSTTTNRVGATLASASAASIVQPAPLLPVRSETAVTAPAVLNAPGVKVSLRPLVRPARFSPSLYSASASQGRSTLEVDAASLPAGTRLAQLGAYESADVARAEWDRIYGRFEDYLEGKKRVIQKAQSGGRTFYRLRAMGFADLSGARRFCATLVAGKADCIPVTTR, encoded by the coding sequence ATGGCGTTTAACGCGCAAGCTGGCGAGAGCCAGGCGTATTCTTTGCAAGGTGCATCCTCGTCCCGGGGTGCGCCCGATGATGGCCGGTACCAGACACAATACCAGCAGCATGAACCGCAGGCCTATGGCCAGGCGGATCCTCTTGCGACGAATGAGGATGCCCCGATTGCCTTCTCGGGGGATGTCACCAGGACACTGGGTTTTTTGGGCGCTGTGGCCTCGCTGGCCCTGATCGTGGGCGTCGGCGTTTGGGGCTACAAACTGGTGGCGCGGGACGTCAGTGGGGTGCCAGTTGTCCGGTCTCTGGAAGGCCCAATGAGGGTTCAGCCCGAAAATCCAGGTGGTCAGGCCGCCGTCAATCAGGGGCTGGCGGTCAATGCGGTTGCCGCCAATGGTATTGCGTCGGATCCGGCGGACCGGTTGATTCTGGCGCCCAGCTCGCTGCGCCTGACCGAGGATGACGTTCCTGTGGCCGAAGTGGTCATTTCCGGATCTGCTGCACCGGTTCAGGCGCTGAACGATGCGGGCCAGGCAGCCGAATCCGCCGCCACTCAGCCCACTGAAATTGACGTGCTGGTTGCGGCGTTGACTGCTGGTGTTACACCTTTGAGCACCACGACAAACCGGGTGGGGGCAACCCTGGCCTCGGCTTCGGCAGCCTCGATCGTGCAACCCGCACCCCTGCTACCTGTCAGGTCTGAAACGGCGGTTACCGCTCCGGCTGTGCTCAATGCGCCCGGTGTCAAAGTGTCGTTGCGTCCGCTGGTGCGCCCCGCACGGTTTTCACCCTCGTTGTATAGCGCCTCCGCCTCTCAGGGGCGGTCAACGCTGGAGGTTGATGCCGCCAGCCTGCCTGCGGGCACGCGTTTGGCCCAGCTGGGGGCCTATGAAAGCGCCGATGTGGCGCGGGCCGAGTGGGATCGTATTTACGGAAGGTTCGAAGATTATCTGGAGGGCAAAAAACGGGTGATCCAAAAAGCACAAAGCGGCGGCCGGACCTTTTACCGGCTTCGGGCCATGGGGTTCGCTGACCTGTCTGGCGCCCGGCGCTTCTGCGCAACGCTGGTGGCCGGCAAGGCCGATTGCATTCCTGTGACCACTCGCTGA
- the nagZ gene encoding beta-N-acetylhexosaminidase: MRFGATILDAAGLRLTAEEVALFRDANPFGFILFARNIDTADQIRALCDDFRNAVGRNCLITIDQEGGRVQRLRPPLARQWLAPLDHVARAQATAPPCDEPTAVARAMYLRYRLIADELQGLGIDSNCAPMVDLAGNDTHPFLKNRCYGSDAQTVADIGRASAQGLLDGGVLPVLKHLPGHGRATADSHHDLPHVGTDRATLNRTDFEAFRALNDLPMGMTAHLVYDAIDPKPATLSPVMMRLIREQIGFDGLVMTDDISMKALKGAPADMARASLDAGCDVALYCNGPIAERSAVAQAAGEMTEAAQIRAERALAARQTPVELDIAAAEDELSALMGGQVYG, encoded by the coding sequence ATGCGGTTCGGGGCCACCATTCTGGACGCCGCAGGCCTGCGGCTGACAGCCGAGGAAGTGGCGCTGTTTCGCGATGCCAACCCGTTTGGCTTTATCCTGTTTGCCCGCAACATCGACACGGCGGACCAGATCCGCGCCCTGTGCGATGATTTCCGCAATGCGGTGGGGCGCAACTGTCTTATTACTATTGATCAAGAGGGTGGCCGGGTTCAACGCCTGCGCCCACCACTGGCCCGTCAGTGGCTGGCGCCGTTGGACCATGTTGCGCGGGCGCAGGCGACTGCGCCGCCCTGCGACGAGCCGACGGCTGTCGCCCGCGCCATGTATCTGCGCTATCGGCTGATCGCGGACGAGCTGCAGGGGCTCGGAATCGATAGCAATTGCGCGCCAATGGTCGACTTGGCCGGCAACGACACCCATCCATTTCTGAAAAACCGCTGCTACGGCAGCGATGCGCAGACCGTCGCAGACATTGGCCGCGCTTCGGCGCAAGGCTTGCTGGACGGAGGCGTTTTGCCGGTGTTGAAGCACCTGCCAGGGCACGGGCGTGCGACGGCAGACAGCCATCACGATCTGCCGCATGTGGGCACCGATAGGGCCACCCTCAACCGCACTGACTTTGAGGCGTTCCGCGCCCTGAATGATCTGCCAATGGGGATGACCGCGCATTTGGTCTATGACGCTATAGATCCGAAGCCAGCCACGTTGTCCCCGGTGATGATGCGGCTGATCCGCGAGCAGATTGGCTTTGATGGGTTGGTCATGACCGATGATATCTCGATGAAGGCGCTGAAAGGCGCTCCGGCTGACATGGCCCGCGCGTCGCTTGATGCCGGATGTGACGTCGCACTGTACTGCAACGGCCCAATTGCCGAGCGCTCGGCAGTGGCCCAGGCTGCTGGCGAAATGACCGAGGCAGCGCAAATTCGCGCCGAACGGGCCCTTGCGGCCCGCCAAACCCCCGTTGAACTTGACATTGCTGCCGCCGAAGACGAACTATCTGCCCTCATGGGCGGACAGGTATATGGCTGA
- a CDS encoding segregation and condensation protein A — protein sequence MADDLFQETAQSVAERLAAEALIVDVDGYEGPLDVLLSLSRSQKVDLRKISVLELARQYLSFVERAKLLRIELAADYLVMAAWLAFLKSRLLLPPEPGEEGPSGEELAAHLAFQLERLQAMRDAAAQLMAQDQLGRDFFARGQAEDITRIKTVTHSATLLDLMQGYARIRTRDDFRPFVVDRDSVFTMEEALERMRGLIGFTGSWTDMLSYLPDGWHSDPVRRRSATAATFAAALQLVKEGKLELRQSEIYAPIQLRSCGEGH from the coding sequence ATGGCTGACGATCTGTTTCAGGAGACTGCGCAATCGGTGGCCGAAAGGCTGGCGGCTGAAGCACTGATTGTGGATGTTGACGGGTATGAGGGGCCGCTTGACGTGCTGCTCAGCCTGTCGCGCAGCCAAAAAGTCGACCTTCGCAAGATCTCTGTTTTGGAGCTGGCCCGACAATACCTGAGCTTTGTGGAACGTGCCAAGCTGCTGCGGATCGAACTGGCTGCGGATTATCTGGTGATGGCGGCCTGGCTGGCCTTCTTGAAATCGCGACTGCTGTTGCCCCCCGAACCGGGTGAAGAGGGGCCCAGCGGCGAAGAGCTGGCGGCACATCTGGCCTTTCAGCTGGAGAGGTTGCAGGCCATGCGCGACGCTGCCGCTCAGTTGATGGCGCAGGACCAGCTGGGGCGTGACTTCTTTGCCCGTGGTCAGGCGGAAGACATCACCCGGATCAAAACCGTGACCCACAGTGCCACGCTGCTGGATCTGATGCAGGGCTATGCCCGCATCCGCACCCGCGATGATTTTCGCCCCTTTGTGGTTGATCGTGACTCTGTGTTCACCATGGAGGAGGCGCTGGAGCGGATGCGCGGGTTGATCGGCTTTACCGGCAGCTGGACGGATATGCTCAGCTATCTGCCAGATGGCTGGCACAGTGACCCGGTGCGGCGCCGCTCGGCGACCGCTGCGACCTTTGCGGCGGCGTTGCAGCTGGTCAAAGAAGGTAAACTTGAACTGCGCCAGTCAGAGATCTACGCTCCGATTCAATTGCGCAGCTGCGGCGAGGGCCATTAA
- the scpB gene encoding SMC-Scp complex subunit ScpB, whose amino-acid sequence MEDHSTVSDGESLFDAPLMAEQERMVEAVLFASATPVTLRDLQARMPHGCNPAEALAHLRKTYEGRGVQVVRVGDTWAMRTARDLGFLMQKETVETRKLSRAAIETLAIIAYHQPVTRAEIEEIRGVSVSRGTIDQLLEMEWIRLGRRKMTPGRPVTFVVTPHFLDHFGLESARDLPGLKELRSAGLLDNRPPPGALELGDLDEADEEQPELFED is encoded by the coding sequence ATGGAAGACCACAGTACAGTTTCTGACGGCGAAAGCCTGTTTGATGCGCCGCTGATGGCCGAGCAGGAACGTATGGTCGAGGCGGTTCTGTTCGCCAGTGCCACGCCTGTCACCCTGCGGGATCTGCAAGCGCGGATGCCGCATGGCTGCAACCCGGCCGAGGCGCTGGCGCATCTTCGCAAGACATATGAGGGGCGTGGTGTGCAGGTGGTTCGGGTCGGCGACACCTGGGCGATGCGGACGGCGCGTGATCTGGGCTTTCTGATGCAGAAAGAGACTGTCGAGACCCGCAAGCTGAGCCGGGCTGCGATCGAGACCCTCGCCATCATCGCCTATCACCAGCCCGTCACCCGCGCCGAGATCGAGGAAATTCGCGGCGTCTCGGTGTCGCGGGGCACCATTGATCAACTGCTCGAAATGGAGTGGATCCGGCTGGGGCGGCGCAAAATGACGCCGGGGCGTCCGGTGACCTTTGTGGTGACACCGCATTTTCTCGATCATTTTGGGCTTGAGAGCGCCCGCGATCTACCGGGGCTGAAAGAGCTGCGGTCCGCCGGCTTGCTGGATAATCGCCCACCGCCCGGGGCCTTGGAACTTGGCGATCTGGATGAGGCAGACGAAGAGCAGCCGGAACTGTTTGAGGACTGA